The Neoarius graeffei isolate fNeoGra1 chromosome 25, fNeoGra1.pri, whole genome shotgun sequence genome includes a region encoding these proteins:
- the cux1a gene encoding homeobox protein cut-like 1 isoform X1 produces MAAAARAGSMCQRWKRFDLQQLQKDLDVAANALASTQHENEQTRKKLIDQSNELKKHTPEDLHEHITPLLKGFQSEIDALCERSKDSEAAFLSVYKRLIDVPDPVSALEAVQQLQVAVIKMRNVEAENQKLRERLQEYDREVAEVKGHEETINVLREKLVSYEHLIQHGMKDEDEEQQRNANCAGKERPCEKEAAMMDVQTANQALEAELVVKQREVERLMEDVQKLQSSLTELTDSTANQIRELQQKLDSKHILLQELEEKLEAQADYEEIKRELSILRSMEQGSSECPTEQGSPRQQDSSLSRQEDSSQDRDSIQKQPVNNDLISFAESRLPASPSTTPPHSDHAHSQTPPLSQTLLKSKAPPESSRSFSSDLFMHSFSATFPSLSGKSSGNSLLQRTFGQNPYSTDLHTEEEVDTAEIARQVKEQLMKHNIGQRVFGHYVLGLSQGSVSEILARPKPWNKLTVRGKEPFHKMRHFLSDEQNILTLRSIQGRQRGNITSRVRVPESSSDESLKSILDQTKRDLHGHKIEGVHSSLSVSSDDNLPSVLDMQQVAPGPTMSSDLSSLGSKLLGSSISVLPYSPVELKSVKNTSASPVMDSWREQWWSTIHCEQHKDAHTREDTELANMVSEIPLSSQDYWKEQSSTAPPFPRSSEQNLSMSITNETPHSSPSPSSSSSSLQTKQTKATITPLTSEQYERFMYEEVDTVELTQQVKEKLAKNGICQRVFGEKILGLSQGSVSDMLSRPKQWTKLTQKGREPFIRMQLWIEGELQDLMRAETSASASPTPESPGSSSEELVKLVMDQQEEVGPESHDTVASMQEVLVTPPELDTYSISKRVREVLSDNNLGQRLFGEAVLGLTQGSVSDLLARPKPWHRLSAKGREPFVRMHRWLNDKNNIQKLKEIKHTEKKVYLKRRMSSLCEDAMLDSGVCMGEFGQECVPQLKKSRVVLTVQEKEFLRKAYEEKPYPSPGTIEELAKKLGLKVSTVINWFHNYRSRIRRGVFMEAAAMKSDGVSEEQTSGTQECSELPDSTFNFPESSAAPGILRDSSLRRRKAANLNSIIHRLEKAANRDEAHDGDEYESQDVSAECVNASSSG; encoded by the exons ATGGCGGCGGCGGCGCGCGCTGGATCGATGTGTCAGCGGTGGAAGCGCTTTGATCTTCAGCAGCTGCAG aAAGACCTGGACGTCGCCGCCAACGCTCTCGCCAGCACACAGCATGAGAACGAACAAACACGAAAAAAACTCATCGACCAGAGCAACGAGCTCAAGAAACACACAccggag gattTACATGAACACATCACTCCATTATTAAAGGGATTCCAATCTGAG attGACGCTCTGTGTGAAAGGAGTAAAGACTCGGAGGCTGCTTTCCTCAGCGTGTATAAGAGATTAATCGATGTCCcag aCCCTGTGTCTGCGTTAGAGGCGGTGCAGCAGCTGCAGGTTGCGGTTATTAAGATGCGCAACGTGGAGGCAGAAAATCAGAAGCTGAGAGAGAGACTGCAAGAGTATGACAGGGAGGTTgcagaggtcaaaggtcatg AAGAAACAATTAATGTTTTGAGGGAGAAACTGGTGTCTTATGAACATTTAATTCAACATGGAATGAAAGACGAGGATGAAGAACAACAACGCAATGCTAATTGTGCGGGAAAAGAAAG ACCCTGTGAGAAAGAAGCGGCGATGATGGATGTCCAGACAGCCAATCAG gctCTGGAGGCGGAGCTTGTGGTGAAGCAGAGAGAGGTGGAGCGTCTGATGGAGGATGTACAGAAACTCCAGAGCAGCCTGACTGAACTCACCGACTCAACAGCCAATCAGATCAGAGAATTACAGCAGAAGCTCGACTCCAAACACATACTGCTGCAG GAGCTTGAAGAGAAACTGGAGGCTCAGGCAGATTATGAGGAGATAAAAAGGGAACTGAG CATCCTCAGGTCCATGGAGCAGGGTTCCTCAGAGTGTCCTACAGAACAG GGTTCCCCGAGACAGCAGGACTCATCACTTTCCAGGCAGGAGGACAGCAGTCAGGACAGAGACAGCATCCAAAAACAACCGGTTAACAACGACCTCATCA GTTTTGCCGAGAGCCGTCTTCCTGCCTCACCCTCCACCACACCTCCTCACTCTGACCATGCCCACTCACAGACTCCACCCCTTTCTCAAACCCTCCTGAAGAGCAAAGCTCCACCTGAGTCGTCCCGCTCTTTTTCTTCTGATTTGTTCATGCACAGCTTCAGTGCCACTTTCCCTTCACTCTCTGGAAAATCCTCAGGTAACTCGTTGCTCCAGCGGACATTCGGGCAGAACCCGTACAGCACTGACCTGCACACGGAGGAGGAAGTGGACACTGCTGAAATTGCACGGCAGGTTAAAGAGCAGCTGATGAAGCACAACATCGGGCAGCGTGTGTTCGGACACTATGTGCTCGGGTTGTCTCAGGGGTCCGTCAGCGAGATCCTCGCTCGCCCCAAACCCTGGAACAAACTCACTGTTCGTGGGAAAGAACCATTCCACAAGATGAGGCACTTCCTGTCTGACGAGCAGAACATCCTGACGTTGAGGAGCattcagggacgacagagag gtaatATTACCAGTAGAGTCCGTGTTCCTGAAAGCAGCTCAGATGAATCCCTCAAGTCCATTTTGGATCAGACTAAAAGGGACCTGCACGGACACAAAA TTGAAGGTGTCCACTCGTCCTTATCAGTTTCCTCAGATGACAACCTCCCCTCTGTCCTGGACATGCAGCAGGTGGCACCCGGTCCCACGATGTCCTCTGACCTTTCCAGTTTGGGCTCCAAATTACTCGGTTCCTCCATTTCTGTGCTGCCTTACTCACCTGTGGAGCTAAAGTCTGTGAAAAACACGTCTGCCTCTCCTGTGATGGACTCCTGGAGGGAGCAGTGGTGGAGCACGATACACTGCGAACAGCACAAAGACGCACACACTCGGGAAGACACAGAG TTGGCCAACATGGTGTCTGAGATTCCCCTTTCCTCACAAGATTACTGGAAGGAACAGTCGAGCACGGCGCCTCCATTCCCCAGAAGCTCAGAACAAAATTTGTCGATGTCCATCACGAATGAGACGCCTCACAGCAGTCCTTCCccttcctcttcttcctcttcacTGCAGACAAAGCAAACGAAAGCTACGATAACACCGCTGACATCCGAGCAGTATGAAAGATTCATGTACGAGGAAGTGGATACGGTGGAGCTCACTCAGCAGGTCAAAGAGAAACTCGCCAAGAACGGCATCTGCCAAAGAGTGTTCGGGGAAAAG attctGGGCCTCTCTCAGGGCAGTGTGAGTGACATGCTCTCTCGGCCGAAGCAGTGGACTAAACTGACTCAGAAAGGCAGAGAGCCATTTATACGCATGCAGCTGTGGATTGAAGGAGAACTGCAGGATCTCATGaggg CAGAGACTTCAGCGAGTGCTAGCCCCACCCCCGAGTCACCTGGAAGCTCGTCTGAGGAGCTCGTTAAGCTCGTTATGGACCAGCAGGAAGAGGTGGGGCCTGAATCCCATGACACTGTAGCCAGCATGCAGGAAGTGCTGGTCACGCCACCAGAACTCGACACCTACTCCATCAGCAAGAGGGTCAGAGAGGTGCTGAGTGATAATAACCTCG GTCAGCGTCTGTTCGGTGAGGCTGTTTTGGGTCTGACTCAGGGTTCCGTGTCTGATCTGTTGGCTCGGCCCAAACCGTGGCACAGATTGAGTGCGAAAGGTCGCGAACCATTTGTGCGAATGCATCGATGGCTGAACGACaagaacaacatccagaaactgaaagaaatcaaacacACTGAGAAAAAAG TGTATCTGAAGAGGCGTATGAGCTCACTGTGTGAGGATGCTATgctggacagtggtgtgtgtatgggagagttTGGACAGGAGTGTGTTCCTCAGCTGAAGAAGTCTCGGGTCGTCCTCACTGTGCAAGAGAAAGAGTTTCTGAGAAAAGCATACGAGGAGAAACCATATCCTTCACCAGGAACCATTGAGGAACTTGCAAAGAAACTTGGACTCAAAGTCAGCACCGTCATCAACTGGTTCCACAACTACAG
- the cux1a gene encoding homeobox protein cut-like 1 isoform X5 produces the protein MAAAARAGSMCQRWKRFDLQQLQKDLDVAANALASTQHENEQTRKKLIDQSNELKKHTPEDLHEHITPLLKGFQSEIDALCERSKDSEAAFLSVYKRLIDVPDPVSALEAVQQLQVAVIKMRNVEAENQKLRERLQEYDREVAEVKGHEETINVLREKLVSYEHLIQHGMKDEDEEQQRNANCAGKERPCEKEAAMMDVQTANQALEAELVVKQREVERLMEDVQKLQSSLTELTDSTANQIRELQQKLDSKHILLQELEEKLEAQADYEEIKRELSILRSMEQGSSECPTEQGSPRQQDSSLSRQEDSSQDRDSIQKQPVNNDLISFAESRLPASPSTTPPHSDHAHSQTPPLSQTLLKSKAPPESSRSFSSDLFMHSFSATFPSLSGKSSGNSLLQRTFGQNPYSTDLHTEEEVDTAEIARQVKEQLMKHNIGQRVFGHYVLGLSQGSVSEILARPKPWNKLTVRGKEPFHKMRHFLSDEQNILTLRSIQGRQRGNITSRVRVPESSSDESLKSILDQTKRDLHGHKIEGVHSSLSVSSDDNLPSVLDMQQVAPGPTMSSDLSSLGSKLLGSSISVLPYSPVELKSVKNTSASPVMDSWREQWWSTIHCEQHKDAHTREDTELANMVSEIPLSSQDYWKEQSSTAPPFPRSSEQNLSMSITNETPHSSPSPSSSSSSLQTKQTKATITPLTSEQYERFMYEEVDTVELTQQVKEKLAKNGICQRVFGEKILGLSQGSVSDMLSRPKQWTKLTQKGREPFIRMQLWIEGELQDLMRAETSASASPTPESPGSSSEELVKLVMDQQEEVGPESHDTVASMQEVLVTPPELDTYSISKRVREVLSDNNLVYLKRRMSSLCEDAMLDSGVCMGEFGQECVPQLKKSRVVLTVQEKEFLRKAYEEKPYPSPGTIEELAKKLGLKVSTVINWFHNYRSRIRRGVFMEAAAMKSDGVSEEQTSGTQECSELPDSTFNFPESSAAPGILRDSSLRRRKAANLNSIIHRLEKAANRDEAHDGDEYESQDVSAECVNASSSG, from the exons ATGGCGGCGGCGGCGCGCGCTGGATCGATGTGTCAGCGGTGGAAGCGCTTTGATCTTCAGCAGCTGCAG aAAGACCTGGACGTCGCCGCCAACGCTCTCGCCAGCACACAGCATGAGAACGAACAAACACGAAAAAAACTCATCGACCAGAGCAACGAGCTCAAGAAACACACAccggag gattTACATGAACACATCACTCCATTATTAAAGGGATTCCAATCTGAG attGACGCTCTGTGTGAAAGGAGTAAAGACTCGGAGGCTGCTTTCCTCAGCGTGTATAAGAGATTAATCGATGTCCcag aCCCTGTGTCTGCGTTAGAGGCGGTGCAGCAGCTGCAGGTTGCGGTTATTAAGATGCGCAACGTGGAGGCAGAAAATCAGAAGCTGAGAGAGAGACTGCAAGAGTATGACAGGGAGGTTgcagaggtcaaaggtcatg AAGAAACAATTAATGTTTTGAGGGAGAAACTGGTGTCTTATGAACATTTAATTCAACATGGAATGAAAGACGAGGATGAAGAACAACAACGCAATGCTAATTGTGCGGGAAAAGAAAG ACCCTGTGAGAAAGAAGCGGCGATGATGGATGTCCAGACAGCCAATCAG gctCTGGAGGCGGAGCTTGTGGTGAAGCAGAGAGAGGTGGAGCGTCTGATGGAGGATGTACAGAAACTCCAGAGCAGCCTGACTGAACTCACCGACTCAACAGCCAATCAGATCAGAGAATTACAGCAGAAGCTCGACTCCAAACACATACTGCTGCAG GAGCTTGAAGAGAAACTGGAGGCTCAGGCAGATTATGAGGAGATAAAAAGGGAACTGAG CATCCTCAGGTCCATGGAGCAGGGTTCCTCAGAGTGTCCTACAGAACAG GGTTCCCCGAGACAGCAGGACTCATCACTTTCCAGGCAGGAGGACAGCAGTCAGGACAGAGACAGCATCCAAAAACAACCGGTTAACAACGACCTCATCA GTTTTGCCGAGAGCCGTCTTCCTGCCTCACCCTCCACCACACCTCCTCACTCTGACCATGCCCACTCACAGACTCCACCCCTTTCTCAAACCCTCCTGAAGAGCAAAGCTCCACCTGAGTCGTCCCGCTCTTTTTCTTCTGATTTGTTCATGCACAGCTTCAGTGCCACTTTCCCTTCACTCTCTGGAAAATCCTCAGGTAACTCGTTGCTCCAGCGGACATTCGGGCAGAACCCGTACAGCACTGACCTGCACACGGAGGAGGAAGTGGACACTGCTGAAATTGCACGGCAGGTTAAAGAGCAGCTGATGAAGCACAACATCGGGCAGCGTGTGTTCGGACACTATGTGCTCGGGTTGTCTCAGGGGTCCGTCAGCGAGATCCTCGCTCGCCCCAAACCCTGGAACAAACTCACTGTTCGTGGGAAAGAACCATTCCACAAGATGAGGCACTTCCTGTCTGACGAGCAGAACATCCTGACGTTGAGGAGCattcagggacgacagagag gtaatATTACCAGTAGAGTCCGTGTTCCTGAAAGCAGCTCAGATGAATCCCTCAAGTCCATTTTGGATCAGACTAAAAGGGACCTGCACGGACACAAAA TTGAAGGTGTCCACTCGTCCTTATCAGTTTCCTCAGATGACAACCTCCCCTCTGTCCTGGACATGCAGCAGGTGGCACCCGGTCCCACGATGTCCTCTGACCTTTCCAGTTTGGGCTCCAAATTACTCGGTTCCTCCATTTCTGTGCTGCCTTACTCACCTGTGGAGCTAAAGTCTGTGAAAAACACGTCTGCCTCTCCTGTGATGGACTCCTGGAGGGAGCAGTGGTGGAGCACGATACACTGCGAACAGCACAAAGACGCACACACTCGGGAAGACACAGAG TTGGCCAACATGGTGTCTGAGATTCCCCTTTCCTCACAAGATTACTGGAAGGAACAGTCGAGCACGGCGCCTCCATTCCCCAGAAGCTCAGAACAAAATTTGTCGATGTCCATCACGAATGAGACGCCTCACAGCAGTCCTTCCccttcctcttcttcctcttcacTGCAGACAAAGCAAACGAAAGCTACGATAACACCGCTGACATCCGAGCAGTATGAAAGATTCATGTACGAGGAAGTGGATACGGTGGAGCTCACTCAGCAGGTCAAAGAGAAACTCGCCAAGAACGGCATCTGCCAAAGAGTGTTCGGGGAAAAG attctGGGCCTCTCTCAGGGCAGTGTGAGTGACATGCTCTCTCGGCCGAAGCAGTGGACTAAACTGACTCAGAAAGGCAGAGAGCCATTTATACGCATGCAGCTGTGGATTGAAGGAGAACTGCAGGATCTCATGaggg CAGAGACTTCAGCGAGTGCTAGCCCCACCCCCGAGTCACCTGGAAGCTCGTCTGAGGAGCTCGTTAAGCTCGTTATGGACCAGCAGGAAGAGGTGGGGCCTGAATCCCATGACACTGTAGCCAGCATGCAGGAAGTGCTGGTCACGCCACCAGAACTCGACACCTACTCCATCAGCAAGAGGGTCAGAGAGGTGCTGAGTGATAATAACCTCG TGTATCTGAAGAGGCGTATGAGCTCACTGTGTGAGGATGCTATgctggacagtggtgtgtgtatgggagagttTGGACAGGAGTGTGTTCCTCAGCTGAAGAAGTCTCGGGTCGTCCTCACTGTGCAAGAGAAAGAGTTTCTGAGAAAAGCATACGAGGAGAAACCATATCCTTCACCAGGAACCATTGAGGAACTTGCAAAGAAACTTGGACTCAAAGTCAGCACCGTCATCAACTGGTTCCACAACTACAG